A genome region from Gemmatimonadota bacterium includes the following:
- a CDS encoding sulfatase, translating to MPKETPNIILINCDDLGYADIGCYGSTLNKTPALDRLAEQGMRFADFYAAAPVCTPSRAAMLAGSYPRRLNMHAFDIRKIDGSGEILEHRGVLFPGQAEGLNPQEKTIASVLKGGGYTTKMIGKWHVGDQPEFLPAHYGFDSWFGIPYSNDMGLQTRSPEKAWAEHIKAPLPLVRDSVVVQEQPDQTSITERYTEEAVTFIRENADRPFFLYFAHTYVHNPLFVPEVFERQSENGVLGAAVAHIDWSLAMLEYELERCGLTDDTLIIFTSDNGGARKSVNTPLRGFKGSTWEGGQRVNCIMKWPARIPAGTTCGEISTMMDFLPTFADITGADIEDGVIRDGHTMLGLMTQETGASSGYKKFLYFKEGNLNAIRSGDYKLHLHLKELYNLDTDVGETDNKYDELPDVVQKLLYMAELAREDLGDDIAGVTGANQRPCGWVENPKPLTTYDPNHPYIVALYDIPG from the coding sequence ATGCCAAAAGAAACACCGAATATCATCCTGATAAATTGCGATGATTTAGGATACGCCGATATCGGCTGTTATGGATCAACGCTCAACAAAACACCAGCACTCGACAGGTTGGCCGAACAAGGCATGCGTTTCGCCGATTTCTACGCTGCCGCGCCGGTATGCACCCCCTCCAGAGCTGCTATGCTGGCTGGATCCTACCCTCGAAGGCTCAACATGCATGCTTTCGACATTCGAAAAATCGATGGCTCAGGAGAGATTCTCGAACATCGGGGGGTGTTGTTTCCTGGACAGGCCGAGGGATTGAACCCCCAGGAGAAGACGATTGCGTCGGTGTTGAAGGGTGGTGGGTACACAACAAAAATGATCGGAAAGTGGCATGTGGGAGACCAGCCTGAGTTTTTACCTGCGCATTATGGTTTTGATTCCTGGTTTGGAATACCGTATAGCAACGACATGGGACTTCAAACTCGGAGCCCTGAAAAAGCCTGGGCGGAACATATCAAGGCTCCCCTGCCTCTCGTGCGGGATAGCGTGGTGGTACAAGAACAGCCCGATCAGACCTCCATTACGGAACGATACACCGAGGAGGCTGTGACGTTCATCCGAGAAAACGCTGATCGGCCGTTTTTCCTTTATTTCGCACATACCTATGTACACAACCCATTGTTCGTGCCGGAAGTCTTCGAAAGACAATCAGAGAATGGTGTCCTCGGTGCAGCAGTCGCGCATATCGACTGGAGTTTGGCGATGCTCGAATACGAGCTCGAACGGTGCGGATTGACGGACGATACACTCATTATTTTTACGTCCGATAATGGTGGCGCGAGGAAGAGTGTTAATACACCCTTGCGGGGATTCAAGGGATCGACCTGGGAAGGCGGCCAGCGAGTGAATTGCATTATGAAATGGCCTGCACGCATTCCTGCAGGAACAACCTGTGGCGAGATCAGCACCATGATGGATTTCCTGCCAACATTCGCTGACATAACTGGAGCCGATATTGAAGACGGCGTCATTCGAGATGGTCATACGATGCTGGGGCTCATGACGCAGGAAACTGGCGCGTCATCTGGATACAAAAAATTCCTGTACTTCAAGGAGGGCAATCTCAATGCGATACGGAGTGGCGACTATAAACTGCATCTCCATCTCAAAGAGCTGTACAATCTGGATACCGACGTTGGGGAGACAGACAATAAGTACGACGAACTTCCTGATGTGGTTCAGAAGCTTTTATATATGGCTGAATTAGCCCGCGAGGATTTGGGAGACGACATCGCGGGCGTTACCGGTGCAAACCAGCGTCCCTGTGGGTGGGTTGAAAACCCCAAGCCACTTACGACCTACGATCCCAACCATCCCTATATCGTCGCGTTGTACGATATACCGGGATAA
- a CDS encoding phytanoyl-CoA dioxygenase family protein — MSKHLNLDERLRVPYSIGTGIPKGGDAEIEGYVHSLRTQGFCVIERVIPKDQVDAVRESVHRGRELLQQDREVERRKRIELQHQRDPDAEIDDSPERFERWRQDPVRPPMAPHAELCDIARCETFAEYLAEPRVLRVARAMLDTHIRILQTEVNKSSRPAEKPLSEQQLKHRGWHSDWPHDLSAYGPNSEHPWKHCGAVAQPFPDVCMALSTVWYLGPEDVTPFNGGTWIVPGSHKDPRNPRGPDDGIDARAPIPGEFQVSAPAGSVFMQDTRIWHSTGLNQSEHERTAVVCRYGPWWLSGNEFGNLHSGGHTLRTYVPREVFARFSPELKLLYRHIAEGEEDVLQSENQHKALRARFIDQPELRHPDRIGDNSHIVAGGMSVEEWERSRGESAR; from the coding sequence ATGTCAAAACACTTAAATTTAGATGAGCGGCTGCGCGTCCCCTACTCCATCGGCACGGGCATTCCCAAAGGCGGTGATGCAGAGATTGAGGGGTATGTACACTCGCTGCGAACCCAGGGTTTCTGCGTCATTGAGCGGGTGATTCCCAAAGATCAGGTTGACGCGGTGCGCGAGAGTGTGCACCGGGGTCGCGAGTTGTTGCAACAGGACCGCGAGGTGGAGCGCCGCAAGCGCATAGAGCTACAGCATCAGAGAGACCCCGATGCCGAGATCGACGACAGCCCTGAGCGCTTCGAAAGATGGCGCCAGGACCCGGTGAGGCCGCCGATGGCACCGCACGCCGAGTTGTGCGATATCGCGCGGTGCGAGACCTTCGCCGAGTACCTGGCGGAGCCTCGCGTACTGCGGGTTGCCAGAGCCATGCTCGATACGCACATCCGTATTTTGCAGACGGAGGTCAACAAGTCGTCGCGACCGGCGGAGAAACCGCTATCCGAGCAACAGCTTAAGCACCGCGGTTGGCATTCTGACTGGCCACACGATCTGAGCGCGTATGGGCCAAACAGCGAACATCCATGGAAGCACTGCGGCGCAGTCGCCCAGCCCTTCCCCGACGTCTGCATGGCACTATCCACGGTCTGGTACCTCGGTCCTGAAGACGTGACCCCGTTCAACGGCGGTACGTGGATCGTGCCGGGGTCGCACAAAGACCCGCGTAACCCGCGAGGTCCCGACGACGGCATTGACGCGCGCGCGCCAATTCCAGGAGAATTTCAGGTCTCTGCTCCGGCGGGCTCGGTTTTTATGCAGGACACAAGGATCTGGCATTCGACCGGGCTTAACCAGAGCGAACACGAGCGCACGGCGGTGGTATGCCGATATGGGCCGTGGTGGCTGTCTGGGAATGAGTTTGGCAACTTGCACTCGGGCGGCCACACACTAAGGACCTACGTGCCGCGAGAGGTTTTCGCCAGGTTCTCCCCGGAACTGAAGCTGCTGTATCGGCACATCGCCGAGGGCGAGGAGGATGTACTACAGTCCGAGAACCAGCACAAGGCGTTGCGCGCCAGGTTTATCGACCAACCGGAACTGCGCCATCCGGACCGCATCGGCGACAACAGCCACATCGTTGCCGGGGGCATGAGCGTTGAGGAATGGGAACGCAGCCGGGGCGAGTCTGCCAGATGA